The Triticum aestivum cultivar Chinese Spring chromosome 5A, IWGSC CS RefSeq v2.1, whole genome shotgun sequence genomic sequence aagcaactcaaggaccctcggagagagttggggatttcatagttctcatatttgaattttctcaaatatcaaaacaaggatcactttggttttaattaatttttatctccaaaaatatttcatattaaaaatatatgagaggagataatatgacttctccaaaataaatggaaTTTGTaggaaaatattaaaaccaaataagtattttattttggattttattttcGTTATTTTATTGGAATTAgcaaaaatatgcgtttttcaaaattgcattggaGCCCAattaaatgttcactttgtccaaaatattattagaggaccgtgaaaatttatttcgggatttttggagtttgtttagtatttcttttatttgtttttccatgtcaggatttataaaaaaaagttaccgacctaaccgggccgtgtccgacctggactctgacccggccggcctttataagccgccccgccAGCCCACCTGACCCGCCAAACCCGCTGCCGAAACCCTAGCCAGCCGCCGTGCCCCGCCTTGATTTCTGTGCCGCGCCGCCATCGCCAGCCACCGCCGCCCCCattccgccgccccgccgccggatccgctcaccgccgccgccgccgccaaccccgccggagccgccccgaccccgtcgaacctcgccgaggtagccgcccgccgccgccggttttcgttaGAAAGCCGCTCGGTTTTTTTCGTTCGAAACCCTAGCTCTCGTTTTTTGTTTGTTTTAAGATCGGTTCCGTTTCGGTTTTTTCAGTTCGGTTAAATAGCgtacgttcgtccgtacgttcattttaatgaacactgttagtcagttagccgcagacaacgaacgttcgttcattagcctgttcgtcttgttttattttccagggtttttccgtgattattttcgatcgcgatttctgccctaatcttcgttctagtatatcttttcgctcgtttatctgaatcgggtgaaacaagcgcctagatcttcgtctcgaagccctctttctgtttaaccaacttaaacaagattttggtactctaaaatttgactttagcccagattagtaatcggatcttgtttctttcgcagtttgagtttcgttgctccgtttgttttgattctttttgcaaaccggagttcttcagctgaactttctggttgtatcttatttgagatttacccgtgcatcttttcttgattgcatatgtatgctattgtttgtttgcgatagaattcccagagtgcgaagcgtgctactacgagtctctaggaattgcagatcgtcagcaaggcaagtaacactttgatcatacccctttgattacccagttttatgcgttagttacaaccctcacacattgcatgagtaggatctcttaacatgtgggtttgggaagtagttgatgaggtaggaacatatttcccttttattatcaaacccttgggagttacctctacgttatgcttatattgctatgctatgctcgtagacgtggattgggtttgagtgtatccatgacagatgtgagattgttaattaatggttcaacttaaggtgacaactttaatacacatctgggtggattgcttgtgggcacctggagaatccagtgttgtcctagctaggatatcccagagtacccgtgtgatcatcctacggtccgccacccaggctcaaatggatcataagattattcatgctagaaacttctgtgtgcagccacaagccattatgggttctggcatagttgagtatgttgtgtgacctctttcagtgatgggctagcagatgtaggggaaagtaggtgtaacggtccacccagagtaaagagttaatggttctaaaagactgtgtctcggtcatccgtttctcaaacaccttgtagtgcgagaaatccaacggaggagatcgagtcttgtggggaaaagtgcgcaaacatctgcagagtgtataaactaatcatggttagccgtgtccccggttatggacatcttgagtatctggtacttgaattattgatttgatcccatcactctaaattaatttgttgggttaatgattactttaattgggattgagttggaggaaccttctcaatgctattttaactaccatgatagttaaataaaatatattcctttgttgtagggaaaaattggcttttcgcaaaaacaatataaccatagagcctccaccagccatattgcatgtagtgatagcatttatctgttcattgctctactgtgttatattgtcagcatattccatgtgctgacccgttctcaggctgcaacgtatcatgttgcagacttttcagacgacgagtaagatgccgtaggtcgtttgtcatgcactcagctatgccgttggagttgatggactcgctttatcttccaagccttccgctgttatcgtatttagatggccttaaaccatatttattgtaataagttctcttttgagacattcgttgtaataagtgtgtgattgctactctgttataaatccttcgaagtattgggtgtgtcagcattaccgatccaaggatgacactgaagcacagagacttgaccgtctgaggtcgggtcgctacaaatgcGCTCCTTGATACGGGAGGAGGTCTGGATCATGGTGTCGTCGCCCACGGTTTGCAGGCCCCCTCGACGTACATGACCCCCTCTAACATGAAGTTGGAGCCTATCTCCTCGAACGACAAGGATCAGAAGCCATTCGTCCTCACTGAGGCCGCTATGACAGACGACGAGTTCGCGACATATAGCGCTTAGTCGGACTTCACGAACGTTGACCTCTATGGCCACCCTCTCCACAGTTGCCACGATTCTCCACGACGATGAGGAGCCACTGCTGTCGCGGTCACCAAGGTAGTGGAGGACGTGCCTGCGCACATTCTCGACGGCACCTCCTCATTCACAGCCTTGTCGTGCCAGGCCCCTCATCCGGGACCGCAGCCTCCGCGAGGAGGCGCGGCGGCTTCTCCTCCTCGTTGCCTGAGGATATGATGATCTCCTTGTTCTCAGGGGAGCCAGCCGCCGTGGAGGTCGAGGGCCCCAGAGAGCAGAGACAACAACGCCAAGATCTACACTGGAAGGAGATTCAGAGCCGCTGCATGCTGCCATAGAGAACCACAACTTCAACACGTTGTGAGGTGGTGCAGTGTGCACTGTGTCGTGTGGACGACGCCGGAGCGGAGAGGAGTGATGCGGTGTGGTGTAGACATCGTCGGAGCCGTCCTTAAATAGGCGCAACCAGATGAACGAAAGGGAAGTCGGCTTCAATGTGGTGCACCATCCGGAGTAGGCTTCTTGGTTGCCGCATCGGCATAGAAACGGCCACGCTCGCTCATCCGGTCGTGTCGCTCTGAACGACATCAATGACGTGTGGAGTCACGTTAGCTCTGGAGCGGGCTGGCTGGCATGACTACGCGGCCACCCCTTCGTGCGGAGAGGGTTTTGGGGCGCGCGTATGTTGCGTCAGTCCAGACGTCCGCAAAGCCCCTTGGTTTGCGTCCGGTTTACGGGAATTTGGACAACCAGACCCGTTCGTGGACCGGCGTGGTACCACGTTGGATGACAAATTGTGTCCATATAGCTGCATCCGGTTTTGAGGATCCGTGCTGGAGATGCTCTCACACGctaccttagagcatctacaactggaccCCTCAAACCCATCTCAAACGCCCGGACAGGCCGCATGGTCGCTGCCCGGTCACGAAATTTGGACCTAGACGGGCCTCTCAAACCGCCTCAAACGACCGGGCTCACCGGCACCCCCCATATCTAGCCAaaatatgaggcggatatggggCGGTCCGGGCGCGCCCGCCACATCGACTTGGCCCAGCCTGGCCCACGTCTGCCCCACAAATATCGTCGTCCGAAAAACCCTAGACCGCAGTCAATCCGAACTCCACTTCACTCTTCTCTCCGTCCACTCCACTTCTGATCCCCTCCAAACTCATCCGATGGCCGGCGACCGAAGCAGCGCTGCCTCCGGTGGGGACTCCGGCTCCGACGACGACTAGTCTAGCCTGCTACGAGAAGCGGACCCCGACGATGTGGAGAAGGTCATCCTCGGCATCGTATTGAGGCGTTCGGTCGTCGACCAAGGCGGATCCGGCAGCGGCGGATCCACTTCGACAGCGCCCGGCGTCCTCCGCCCTTCCTCGTTCTGCTTATATTTTATCTATGTTTGTAGTATGGATTTGCACTGTCCGCCGTTGAACTCCGTCTAATCCGATGAACTGCGCTATGATCATGTGTTTTACGCAGCGTTGCATGAATAGCATGATTTCGAGGTTTAGAATATGAGAGACGCGAGTGTGGAAGACGAAATATGAGGCGTGCCCGGTCAGTGCCCGGGCGCGTCCGCAGCTGTTTGAGGGGTCGTATTTGCCCAAtcgggctgtagatgctcttaggggcCACTTATGTTTGGGTCTGCTTTAGGTCTGTGAAATCGGTTTGTGCTCCATACTTACCTTAGCTAGACATTCCGTTGTTAGGGTTTTACACGGTTGTCCTTGACCGACCGTGTGTTCAAGGTTTTGTTTTGTTAGTTTTTCTTATTTATACCACTACATAGTGTATCAATAACTTCAAATGTAAAGACATACAATATCATAGGTGGTTATCTATAAGGGCAAATTAACTGCTAAATAATGTACttcctccgtatcaaaatatagcCTACAAAAACATCTCCTATTTTGGTACAAAGGTAGTACTTACAAGAAGGATTTAGTGTGTATAGCTCAACTCAATAACAAGTAGCTAACTCATTAATTTGCTACTTAACCAATTGGTTTTGATACGTATTTTTGGAAAGAGATCAATGTCAAGTTGCCAAATCTATGGATCAAGTTTTGAAGGAGAACTCAGCGTTCTTCTCAAGCACAACAAGCTATATAGAGTAAATCATTAGTCTGCTAAAAATCAAAATAGAGGTACATTTCAGGCAACCATCTAACAGATGATACATCATTGATGGCGAACCTCGATGGGTTAGAAGTAGTGAAGACACGACCCAAACTTGAAATAACACCTCACCGGGCACACTGACCGAACCATCAAGCTTTGCCTACACATAATCAAAACAGGCAGAGCAGCATGACGTAGTTAGGCAACAATCTCTCCTAACCACTGATTCATGGCCAATCTCATCACCGATAACCATGGAAACCCAACCAAGCTGAGAGGACCGATCATGACAAATTCACATCATTAACACCTTACTGAGAGAACATTCAATCAGTTGGACTGCTGTACGACAACCCCTTGATTTGGCCCGTTACATCGTATGTTGTGCTGATATACTCCATTATATTTGATTATGTGGCCGTCATCGTTGCCTTCTATGTTGTCCGCTTCATGCACATGAACCGGTGTGTCCAATGAGCATATGTTTTCTTCAGTAATCAGCACATCTTTTATGAGGTCCTGAGGTTCTTGGCATTTTTCATTGGATTGAGTACCTATCAAAACTCACACGTAGACACATACATGAGGTTATTATGGTTATAAATTAACCTAGTATTGATCTTTTATACTTCTCTTGGTTATGGTAAGCAAGTCCGGTTTTTTTTAACCAGAGGGTTACCTTTCCTCCTTGTTATGGTATTTTAAAGCTACGACTCTGAACCTCTTATTCAGATGTTTGAATTGTGAGTAAAATTATCTAAAGTATTAGATATACCTGTTATCTCTCCATTCGACATCAAATTATTGTTCTTTGAAACATCTGAAGATGAGAAATATGCCAACGGTGCCCTTGAGCTTGATGCAAAGAAAGAAGAATGAGATGAAGACAATGGGAACCGGCACCCTGGAATAAGTGGTGTATCTCCAGCTTCATTTGGCTACAACAAGAAATAAGGACATTGGAATAATTAGAAGGACACCATTTTATCGAAAATAATTGACTGTCCCATTTGAATTTGTAAGATGCAGACCTCTAGGTATTCTCTGTGACCTATGTAGTGAACTAGTGGAAAGTGACTGCGATGCATGTTGAGGTACCCAATGAGATTACTTCAATGAAGAAATCAATTCCAGTTTGAGTACAACTAACAACAACACAAAGGCGTTAAAAAATACACAAAGGTGTCACTTTTTCAGCATTTTTAATTGCTACTGACAACAGTGGTTCAAATTTGCATAATAATTTTGTACATCATCAGGAActcaatctatataaaaaaaggcagcccggtgcatgtagctcccgcttgcgcagggtctggggaagggtccgaccactttgggtatATCATCAGGAACTCAAACTATATTTAAAAAAGGGcagcccagtgcatgtagctcccgcttgcgcggGATCCGGGGAAGGGtctgaccactttgggtctattgtacgcagcctttccctacatttctgcaagaggctgtttccaggacttgaactaACAAGGACTTGAGCAGCTCAGATTAAATtaacaaggcagcagctttaccactgcgccaaggctccccttcaggaACTCAATCTATAGCAGAACTAAAACAAGGGTCATTGTAAAACACAAATTGGAAGGAAACAGTACACACTTGTTAGTTTAATCTAGGAAACATACATGACAAGGAATGTACCTTAGTAATAACTTCAGGCACTACATCCAAGTGCGAAGCAGATGCCAATATCTTCTTTCCTTTCAGATCTCCAATCGCAGGCTCCTCCAGAATGATCTCTGAGATATCAATACTTAATCTGAGCTGCTCAGCTTGCTATGAAAGTTGGTGAGATGGCGAACTCCCAGAGCtgctagaacaggattaccatccTGGCACCCAGAAACGTCGAGATTTTGGAGCTTTTTAAGGCACAGTGGCAGATATTCAAGACTAGTGCAGTTTGAGAGATTCAGAAACTGAAGAGAAGTAAGGCATTCAAAGGAACCAAGAATTTTAAGATCAGGACAAGATGAAAGATTTAGGGCTTTCAAATATGCAAGCTGACCAAATGATTGGGGGAGCTCCTCAAGTTTAGAACATTCTGATAGATTCAGATATTGAAGTGAACAAATGTTGCCAAAAAACTCAGGCAGCATTTGGAACTCGAAACCACTTAAGTTCAGATCTACAAGAGAACAAAGGCTAGCAAATGATTGCAGTAGTCTATTAGGTAATGTCGGAAGCTTAGAACACCGTGACAGGTTCAAGAAACGAAGTTTGGTGAGGTTTTCAATAGATTCAGGGAAGCTTCTAACTTCAGGACAGCATGAGAGGTTTAGGTAATGTAAGTCATGCAGCAAATCAAGGCTTTTCAATTCCTGAAGTTTCTGGCAACCTTGGAGATTCAAATAATTCAGGCCCTTTAAGTTGCTGAGGAAGGATGGCAATTCCATGAGTTCAGTTTCTGAAAGATCCAATGCTTGTAGCTTATTAAAGCTACTAATTTGAGGAGGGAGTGTTGTAATGGACAAAGTGGAAGCATCAAGATACCTCAGCTGTTTAAGCTGAAAAACAGGAGCAGGTATCTCATTGACAGAACATTCACTGAGATCCAGAACACGCAGATACTTGTTAACTGAAAAAACTTTGCTGACATCTTCCAATTCTGTACCACTAGTCTTGAAAATGAGTGACCTTGCCTTGGAAGGCCAAGCCTTGCTATCTATTGACTGTAAGCTTGAAGCTGACACCTGTGCGTAACGATAATCACAAAATCTATTATGGCGATCATTCTCCGTGTCCAAAATCACAAGGATATCTTCACCAGCAACTGACCTAGCAAGATCATGTGCCAAATCATGCATGCAGAGCATTTCCTCTGATGCATTGAATATTTCTCCAGCAGTCTGTAGAGGACGTTAATTAGTTTACATACTTAAAAATATACAAACTCCCACCTTATTATGGAATTCATGAATATTATTTCTGGGCATAATTTAGTCATGCCTTGGTGCGGTTACATGTTTAGTTGATTTTAGCAAAGAATAAACAGAAGATAAGTTCACACTTGCTTGTAAGGGTTTATCTGAATACACTGATATCATGTCCGTTTGATGCAGATATTAAAACCATACGTTTGTGTTGCATATTATTGGGGGTTCATGCCAAATCATGCTTCATCAATATAATCTTGAGATTTAatctaacaagaaaataaaatttatcGATGTCATCTTTTTtggcttcagacgcctatacctggataggagtgcagacaacgtagagaagtacaagatggcgaagaaggccgcaaagcgagctgttggtgaagcaaggggtcgggcatatgacgacctctaccaacggttaggcacgaaggaaggtgaaaggggcatctataagatggccaagatccgagagaggaagacgagggatattggccaagtcaaatgcatcaaggacggagcaggccaactcttggtgaaggacgaggagattaagcatagatggcgggagtacttcgacaagttgttcaatggggagagtgagagttctaccattgaactgggagactcctttgatgagaccagcatgtgttttgtgcggcgaatccaggagtctgaggtgaaggaggctttaaaaaggatgaaaggaggcaaggcgatgggccctgattgtatccccattgaggtgtggaaaggtctcggggacatagcgatagtatggctaaccaagcttttcaacctcatttttcaggaaaacaagatgccagaagaatggagacggagtatattagtaccaatcttcaagaacaagggggatgttcagagttgtactaattaccgtggaattaagctgataagccatacaatgaagctatgggagagagtcattgagcaccgcttaagaagaatgacaagcgtgaccaaaaatcagtttggtttcatgcctgggaaatcgaccatggaagccattttcttggtacgacaacttatggagagatatagggagcaaaagaaggacttgcatatggtgttcattgacttggagaaggcctatgataagataccgcggaatgtcatgtggtgggccttggagaaacacaaagtcccagcaaagtacattaccctcatcaaggacatgtatgataatgttgtgacaagtgttcgaacaagtgatgtcgacaccgatgacttcccgattaagataggactgcatcaggggtcagctttgagcccttatctttttgcattggtgatggatgaggtcacaagggatatacaaggagatatcccatggtgtatgctctttgcggatgatgtggtgctagttgacgatagtcggacgggggtaaataggaagttagagttatggagacaaaccttggaatcgaaagggtttaggcttagtagaactaaaaccgagtacatgatgtgcggtttcaatactactaggtgtgaggaggaggaggttagccttgatggctaggtggtacctcggaaggacacctttcggtatttggggtcaatgttgcatgaggatgggggtattgatgaagatgtgaaccatcgaatcaaagccggatggatgaagtggcgccaaactTCTGGCATTCTCTCTGACAAGAGAGTGCCAcgaaagctaaaaggcaagttctacaggacggcggttcgacccgcaatgttgtatggcgtggagtgttggccgactaaaaggcgacatgttcaacagttaggtgtggcggagatgcgtatgttgagatggatgtgtggccacacgaggaaggatcgagtctggaatgatgatatacgagatagagttggggtagcaccaattgaggagaagcttgtccaacatcgtcggagatggtttgggcatattcagcgcaggcctccagaagctccagtgcatagcgaacggctaaagcgtgcggagaatgtcaagagagggcggggtagaccgaatttgacatgggaggagtccgttaagagagacctgaaggattggagtatcaccaaagagctagctatggacaggggtgcgtggaagcttgctatccatgtgccagagccatgagttggttgcgagatcttatgggtttcacctctagcctaccccaacttgtttgggactaaaggctttgttgttgttgttgttgttgatgatgtcaTCTTTTTTGTCCTAAATTTACCATGCGGCTTAAAAAGTCTATTGCTTTCAATAGCACGATATATGCCTTAATCGTGCTGGTTTCAGATGTCCTCACAGTAACCAACCTTAGTAATGTCGCAAATTTCGAATCAGTTATCATATAAAACACGATGTTCCTATGCAAGCTTTCTTTGCAGTAATTCCATTTGCACAAAGCTTATGAGAAGCTACAAATATTTCCGCACAACAAAAAAAAAACTACAAATATTAATAAAACAATGGCCCTTGTGAGTTGTTTGATTTCTGGAATGACGGAGAATATTGATGATGCACGTGGTCAGATTCACCATTTTGTACATGCATCACAGTATAGAACATAACAAGCAATAACAAAGGTATGGCTCCAAAGAACTTACTTGATGCCTTCCTATAACTTGAAGGAAATATATTGCTTTAAGTTCGTCAATATACTTCTCAGCAGTTACATCAAGAGGTAAGGTTCCATGTCTGGACTCAATCATGTCAAGTGCAATCCATTGCTGAATAAGTTTTTTCTTGTCCATGACAGATCCTTTAGGGAAGATTGAACAGTATACAAAGCATAATCTTAGTTCGTGAGGCATATTGTAATATATTATCTTGAATGATGGAAATAGTGGTGAAATTTTGTCTTCGGGATAATCTTCCTCTATCTTCCACATATCTTTATCCTTGGCAGCTTTCCAGATCTCACGCCTCTGTCGTTGAGCATTCACCACAGATCCAAGAAAGTTAGCAACCAAAGGTGTGCCGCCACACCTTCTAACAATTTCTTCTCCGTATTCCCTGAACAGTGGGTCACCACGCCCAGTCATTGCCCTTTGTGAGAATATACTCAAACAATCATCTTCAGATAATGCAGACAACTTGTAAGGTGGAACAGTAGACACCAACTCAGCAACTTTATAGCTATGGGTGGTCACTACAATCTTGCTTTCTGTCTGTATACCTGTGAGCAACATCTGCTTCAGCTCATTCACTTCTTCATCTTTACCCCACAAGTTGTCTAATACTATTAAGCAGCTATACTTATTAAGTATGGTTTGAACGGCATTCTTAATTGATTGTAATTGCATATTTCCCTCAATCCTTTCGGTAGTTTGTGAAACTATATCCCTCCCGATTTTTTCAAGGCTGACATTACCCATGGAAACATGAACCCATATCCTGAAGCTGAATGCCTTTGTTCTGGCATCATTGAAAACTAGCTGTGCAAGGCTTGTTTTCCCAAGACCCATGGGCCCTACTATAGAAATAATGGAAATCTCACCGACACTTTTCTGCATTATAATGTCCATGAGATTTTCTAAGTCTCTATCTCTCCCAAAAAGAATAATGTCACTATTTCTGTATGATGTTGTCTGCTTCTCATCAAAATCCACCACTGAGTTAATATGTGAAATGAAATGATATTGATTTGGCAAGTGTTGCCTTGTCTGCAACAACTCTCTCTTGGATTTCATCTTATGAACCATGCTAACTTTCGAAATCACGGGATTGGAAAGTGAGCAGAACAATGATCCCTGAAAATTTATAAGCAGTTTTACTTAAAAATCAACATCTTTGCTGCTATAACAAAATCTGTAAGCTTGCTAAATGTCATCACAGAGTGACTAGCAAAAGGCAGATAAGAAGTGCTTGTGCTACATGCCATAACAAAACCAAAATCCAAAATGTTGGGTTAAAGTTGCAATCGCATAACAATTCGTTGCTTCTTATGGCAGGAGTGGAAGAACCACGATCCTTGGTAAGCAGTACCTTACCATGGCAAACAAGAACTTGTTTCTCACTGCCCCTCAATGATTAATTCTTTACTATCTGGCCAAGTTAAAACAAAATGTTCTTGTCCCACTCCAGTTTACATGCTCAAGATTTTGGAGACCTATATGTTGAGAGCTCTATACATTCACTGCATATTATGGTAAAAgatagcgactacgcgactgcttgCTGTTCGTCTGCTTCCTCTATGTCTGCGTCGccctcatcatcaccatgtccaccgacgccaaacgtgccgccgccgagaagctCAAGGCCGGCagaaggccgccgaggacaccgctgctgccgccaccgccgcggcgGCTTCTGCacggcctactggagggtataacacgTATATCCCTCCTGATTATTTCCGTATTAACAGTACTAGCATTATGTGTAGATCTGTCTACTGTTTGCGTAGTACGTGCTCGTTTAGATCAGTATCAGTATGTTgctaattctgtcaatgccatgctggTCATCTAtttatggattaaattagtcgaaaaattgcctatttactcagcaTCATGTGCGCCATCGACCAGTGTTGCTGGCATGCACTGCTAATACATATCTTTTTAAAGGGAAACCTACTAAGACATGTTATGAATTTGGATTAGAAAAATCAAGTATTGACAAACATGGATAACAAGATGTTAGTGAGTTGAAATTATTGCAGAAATTCGTGGGCGAAATCATAACTCCTGGGAAGAAGAGTTGAAACTCTTCAGATCTGGTCCAAATCGTACAAGAAACTATTTACTCAGACCAAACTATTTTACCTTCTGAGCATAGCTGCTGCTCCCTTCAAACTGCTCCTTGGAAGAGTAGTAGTCGTCAACCATGTCTTCGATGTCGAAGGCCAGGGACTTGATCTGGGCGAGCCAGTGCCGCAGATTCGCCCTCTCGCTTCCGAAGGAGTTCCTCTCCGCATTTTTCAGCAGGTCTTCTAGGTACACCAGAGTGTCCTTTATGCTCTCCAGGTCGTCGCTGAAACTGCAGCACAGCGTGACCTCGCCCTGCGCGGCGCCGATGATTTCGCCGATCTTGCGGGCGACCTGGCTCACAGCCGCGGCCGCGAGCATCTCCGTACCAACCATAGCTGGAAGTAAGGGGGtggagcaagagcagagcacaaCCAGAAGATGCGGCCGGCAATGGAGGCTTTGAGCTGAACTAGGACTATCCACCGAGTTATTTGTCATTTTCATCACTTTTGTTTTAGATCGATTGGTTTCTTGACTTTGACTTTTC encodes the following:
- the LOC123103513 gene encoding putative disease resistance protein RGA3 isoform X2, which gives rise to MKMTNNSVDSPSSAQSLHCRPHLLVVLCSCSTPLLPAMVGTEMLAAAAVSQVARKIGEIIGAAQGEVTLCCSFSDDLESIKDTLVYLEDLLKNAERNSFGSERANLRHWLAQIKSLAFDIEDMVDDYYSSKEQFEGSSSYAQKGSLFCSLSNPVISKVSMVHKMKSKRELLQTRQHLPNQYHFISHINSVVDFDEKQTTSYRNSDIILFGRDRDLENLMDIIMQKSVGEISIISIVGPMGLGKTSLAQLVFNDARTKAFSFRIWVHVSMGNVSLEKIGRDIVSQTTERIEGNMQLQSIKNAVQTILNKYSCLIVLDNLWGKDEEVNELKQMLLTGIQTESKIVVTTHSYKVAELVSTVPPYKLSALSEDDCLSIFSQRAMTGRGDPLFREYGEEIVRRCGGTPLVANFLGSVVNAQRQRREIWKAAKDKDMWKIEEDYPEDKISPLFPSFKIIYYNMPHELRLCFVYCSIFPKGSVMDKKKLIQQWIALDMIESRHGTLPLDVTAEKYIDELKAIYFLQVIGRHQTAGEIFNASEEMLCMHDLAHDLARCQLQAYSQ
- the LOC123103513 gene encoding disease resistance protein RGA2 isoform X1, whose product is MTNNSVDSPSSAQSLHCRPHLLVVLCSCSTPLLPAMVGTEMLAAAAVSQVARKIGEIIGAAQGEVTLCCSFSDDLESIKDTLVYLEDLLKNAERNSFGSERANLRHWLAQIKSLAFDIEDMVDDYYSSKEQFEGSSSYAQKGSLFCSLSNPVISKVSMVHKMKSKRELLQTRQHLPNQYHFISHINSVVDFDEKQTTSYRNSDIILFGRDRDLENLMDIIMQKSVGEISIISIVGPMGLGKTSLAQLVFNDARTKAFSFRIWVHVSMGNVSLEKIGRDIVSQTTERIEGNMQLQSIKNAVQTILNKYSCLIVLDNLWGKDEEVNELKQMLLTGIQTESKIVVTTHSYKVAELVSTVPPYKLSALSEDDCLSIFSQRAMTGRGDPLFREYGEEIVRRCGGTPLVANFLGSVVNAQRQRREIWKAAKDKDMWKIEEDYPEDKISPLFPSFKIIYYNMPHELRLCFVYCSIFPKGSVMDKKKLIQQWIALDMIESRHGTLPLDVTAEKYIDELKAIYFLQVIGRHQTAGEIFNASEEMLCMHDLAHDLARSVAGEDILVILDTENDRHNRFCDYRYAQVSASSLQSIDSKAWPSKARSLIFKTSGTELEDVSKVFSVNKYLRVLDLSECSVNEIPAPVFQLKQLRYLDASTLSITTLPPQISSFNKLQALDLSETELMELPSFLSNLKGLNYLNLQGCQKLQELKSLDLLHDLHYLNLSCCPEVRSFPESIENLTKLRFLNLSRCSKLPTLPNRLLQSFASLCSLVDLNLSGFEFQMLPEFFGNICSLQYLNLSECSKLEELPQSFGQLAYLKALNLSSCPDLKILGSFECLTSLQFLNLSNCTSLEYLPLCLKKLQNLDVSGCQDGNPVLAALGVRHLTNFHSKLSSSD